Proteins encoded by one window of Gemmatimonadota bacterium:
- a CDS encoding response regulator, whose product MTHRILVVDDEPDITALVAYHLARAGYRVSTAANGPDALKAAKDERPDLVVLDLMLPGLSGYDVLAELRKRDETRDVGVILLTARRDEPDRIKGLSLGADDYLTKPFSPAELALRVQALLRRLAAPAVSAGSTLVAEGLTIDRAAHRVSLKGEELNLTATEYKLLVTLLERRGRVQTRPQLLETVWDAQPDIQTRTVDMHVQRLRSKLGEIGDMIETVRGFGYRFKK is encoded by the coding sequence ATGACGCATCGCATCCTGGTAGTGGACGACGAGCCGGATATAACCGCCCTGGTGGCGTACCACCTCGCGCGGGCGGGGTACCGTGTCTCGACCGCCGCGAATGGTCCCGATGCCCTCAAGGCCGCCAAGGACGAGCGCCCCGACCTGGTCGTCCTCGACCTGATGCTCCCGGGCCTGTCCGGCTACGACGTCCTCGCCGAGCTGCGGAAGCGCGACGAGACCCGCGACGTCGGGGTCATCCTCCTGACCGCCCGACGTGACGAACCCGACCGGATCAAGGGGCTCTCGCTCGGCGCCGACGACTATCTCACCAAGCCGTTCTCCCCGGCCGAGCTCGCCCTCCGCGTCCAGGCGCTGCTTCGCCGGCTCGCGGCGCCGGCGGTGTCTGCCGGGTCGACCCTGGTGGCCGAAGGACTCACCATCGACCGGGCCGCCCACCGGGTCTCGCTCAAGGGCGAGGAGTTGAACCTGACCGCTACCGAGTACAAGCTCCTCGTGACACTGCTGGAGCGGCGAGGCCGGGTCCAGACCCGGCCCCAGCTGCTGGAGACGGTCTGGGACGCCCAGCCTGATATCCAGACCCGCACCGTGGATATGCACGTCCAGCGATTGCGGTCCAAGCTCGGGGAGATCGGCGACATGATCGAAACGGTTCGCGGCTTCGGATACCGCTTCAAGAAGTGA
- the add gene encoding adenosine deaminase: MRDTLRRMPKAELHVHLDGSLRPETMLELARAAKVALPANDADALRRYMLVDDARNLEDYLARFEYTIAVLQTPEAIERVAYEMVADAAADGLRYLEVRYCPRLSTRGGLSMDEAIVAEWRGLQRGEQEFGVVTRIINCSLRHYSPDVSVEIAEHSVRMRDHGVVAFDLAGGEAGRPPEEHREAFDVAARAGLGITVHAGEAAGWESIFEAIHSCHAVRIGHGTRLFESPELLAYVRDRRICLEINITSNVQTHAVATAAQHPVRQYFDAGVPVTLCTDSWLMSGVSLTSEYHLAHQALGFTLDEMHAMALTAFEHAFLPWPDRLALLARVRADLASRP, from the coding sequence ATGCGTGACACCCTGCGGCGAATGCCGAAGGCCGAGCTCCACGTCCATCTCGACGGATCGCTCCGCCCCGAAACCATGCTCGAGCTGGCGCGGGCAGCGAAGGTCGCGCTGCCGGCCAACGATGCCGATGCCTTGCGTCGCTATATGCTGGTGGACGACGCCCGGAATCTCGAGGACTATCTCGCGCGCTTCGAGTACACCATTGCCGTGCTGCAGACCCCCGAGGCGATTGAACGCGTCGCCTACGAGATGGTCGCCGATGCCGCCGCCGACGGCCTGCGCTATCTCGAGGTGCGCTACTGCCCGCGGCTGAGCACCCGTGGCGGGCTCTCGATGGACGAGGCGATTGTCGCCGAGTGGCGCGGCCTGCAGCGCGGCGAGCAGGAGTTCGGCGTGGTGACGCGGATCATCAACTGCTCGCTGCGGCACTACTCACCCGATGTCTCGGTGGAGATTGCCGAGCACTCGGTCCGGATGCGCGATCACGGTGTGGTGGCGTTCGACCTCGCAGGAGGCGAGGCGGGACGGCCTCCGGAGGAGCATCGGGAAGCCTTCGATGTTGCCGCACGTGCCGGGCTCGGCATCACGGTACACGCCGGAGAGGCCGCCGGGTGGGAAAGCATCTTCGAGGCAATCCACAGCTGTCACGCGGTGCGTATCGGCCACGGCACCCGGCTCTTCGAGAGCCCCGAGCTGCTGGCCTATGTGCGCGACCGGCGGATCTGTCTCGAGATCAACATCACCAGCAATGTGCAGACGCATGCCGTCGCGACTGCCGCTCAGCATCCGGTGAGGCAATATTTCGACGCCGGAGTTCCGGTCACTCTCTGTACCGATTCGTGGCTGATGAGCGGCGTCTCACTCACCAGCGAATACCATCTGGCGCACCAGGCACTCGGCTTCACCCTCGACGAAATGCACGCGATGGCACTCACGGCCTTCGAGCACGCCTTCCTGCCGTGGCCCGATCGACTTGCGCTGCTGGCGCGGGTCCGGGCCGATCTCGCCTCCCGTCCCTGA
- the pstB gene encoding phosphate ABC transporter ATP-binding protein PstB has translation MTPVLDDGVAVPVRAPRSGTAAAGPAIDADACVDVRSFSFWYGARQVLHDLTFTIPKQAVTAVIGPSGCGKSTFLRSINRMNDLIADVHVTGDMLVEGRSVYDPRLDLVAHRQRVGMVFQRPNPFPKTIYQNVAYGPQLNALVPRSEIPDVVEECLRRAALWDEVKDRLDTPATGLSGGQQQRLCIARALGNRPSVLLMDEPCSALDPGATAKVEELIFELKRDYTIVIVTHNMQQAARVSELTGFFDAGKLVEMGPTKQIFTAPKHERTEAYLTGRFG, from the coding sequence ATGACCCCAGTCCTCGACGATGGCGTCGCGGTGCCGGTACGCGCCCCTCGCAGTGGCACGGCAGCCGCCGGCCCGGCAATCGATGCCGATGCGTGCGTCGATGTCCGTTCATTCTCTTTCTGGTACGGCGCACGTCAGGTCCTGCACGACCTGACGTTCACGATCCCGAAGCAGGCGGTCACCGCAGTGATCGGCCCTTCGGGGTGCGGCAAGTCGACCTTCCTCCGGTCGATCAACCGGATGAACGACCTGATCGCCGACGTACACGTCACCGGCGACATGCTGGTGGAAGGGCGGTCGGTCTACGATCCCAGGCTCGACCTCGTGGCCCACCGGCAGCGGGTCGGGATGGTGTTCCAGCGCCCCAATCCGTTCCCGAAGACGATCTACCAGAACGTTGCCTACGGCCCGCAGCTCAACGCCCTGGTGCCACGGAGCGAGATTCCGGATGTGGTGGAAGAGTGCCTGCGTCGCGCCGCACTCTGGGATGAAGTGAAGGATCGCCTCGACACCCCCGCCACCGGCCTCTCGGGTGGGCAGCAGCAGCGGCTCTGCATCGCCAGGGCCCTCGGCAACCGGCCATCGGTGCTTCTGATGGACGAGCCCTGCTCCGCGCTCGATCCCGGCGCCACAGCAAAGGTCGAGGAATTGATCTTCGAATTGAAACGTGACTACACGATCGTGATCGTCACGCATAACATGCAGCAGGCGGCCCGCGTCTCGGAGCTCACCGGTTTCTTCGATGCCGGCAAGCTGGTGGAGATGGGGCCAACCAAGCAGATCTTCACGGCGCCGAAGCACGAGCGTACGGAAGCGTACCTGACAGGGAGGTTCGGATGA
- the pstS gene encoding phosphate ABC transporter substrate-binding protein PstS produces the protein MKSRLKVSHLIAFALVAGCQKPAPVVAQSLTGAGATFPNPIYTKWFDAWHKKTGAQINYQSVGSGAGIRQYTEGTVDFGATDGPMSVDQMNGVQGQVVHIPTVMGAVVLTWNLPSLGATQLKFDGATIADIFLGKIIKWDDKRIAALNPGVKLPDVDIIVVHRSDGSGTSYIFTDFLSKVSPEWKQKVGSATAVNWPVGLGGKGNEGVTQQVKQVEGTLGYVELIYASANKLPFAQVKNAAGNFVQPSLETVTNAAASAKFPANTDFRVSITNAPGAQSYPISSFTWLLIRPNTKDATKGKAMRDFLTWMVSPEAQGMAKALLYSPLPQEVVGLVNARLKTLKAAGKPIS, from the coding sequence ATGAAGTCTCGCCTGAAGGTTTCGCACCTGATCGCCTTTGCCCTTGTGGCCGGCTGTCAGAAGCCCGCCCCAGTGGTGGCACAGTCGCTCACGGGCGCCGGCGCCACCTTTCCGAACCCGATCTACACCAAGTGGTTTGACGCCTGGCACAAGAAGACCGGCGCGCAGATCAACTACCAGTCGGTCGGCTCGGGTGCCGGCATCCGCCAGTACACCGAGGGCACCGTGGATTTCGGTGCCACCGACGGTCCGATGAGCGTCGACCAGATGAACGGCGTGCAGGGGCAGGTCGTCCACATTCCGACGGTGATGGGTGCCGTCGTCCTGACCTGGAACCTCCCGTCGCTTGGCGCCACGCAGCTCAAGTTCGACGGCGCCACCATCGCCGACATCTTCCTCGGCAAGATCATCAAGTGGGATGACAAGCGGATCGCCGCGCTGAATCCCGGCGTGAAGCTTCCCGACGTCGACATCATCGTGGTCCACCGTTCCGACGGCTCGGGCACCAGCTACATCTTCACCGACTTCCTCAGCAAGGTCTCGCCCGAGTGGAAGCAGAAGGTCGGGTCGGCCACGGCGGTGAACTGGCCCGTCGGGCTGGGCGGCAAGGGGAACGAGGGCGTGACCCAGCAGGTCAAGCAGGTCGAGGGGACACTGGGCTACGTCGAACTGATCTACGCATCGGCCAACAAGCTGCCGTTCGCGCAGGTCAAGAATGCCGCGGGCAATTTCGTCCAGCCGTCGCTCGAGACCGTCACCAACGCGGCCGCGAGTGCCAAGTTCCCGGCGAACACCGACTTCCGTGTCTCGATCACGAACGCCCCGGGCGCGCAGTCGTACCCGATCTCCTCGTTCACGTGGCTGCTGATCCGTCCGAACACCAAGGACGCGACCAAGGGGAAGGCGATGCGCGACTTCCTCACCTGGATGGTCTCTCCGGAAGCGCAGGGGATGGCGAAGGCGCTGCTCTACTCGCCGCTGCCCCAGGAAGTAGTCGGGCTGGTGAATGCGCGCCTCAAGACGCTGAAGGCCGCGGGCAAGCCAATCAGCTGA
- the pstB gene encoding phosphate ABC transporter ATP-binding protein PstB, with amino-acid sequence MYGKFTAVKGVSVDFAPNKVHALIGPSGCGKSTFLRTLNRMHEISEGGWIAGRVLLDGNDVYAPGVNPIQLRRRVGMVFQKPTPFPMMSIYDNVAAGLVIDGKRPRSELDAIVERSLRRAALWEEVKDRLRTSAIGLSGGQQQRLCVARTIAPEPEVILLDEPTASLDPQGTQRIEELVIELKRDFTIIIVTHNMQQAARVSDTTTFFYLGTMIEHGASKQIFTAPTNEQTEAYITGRFG; translated from the coding sequence ATGTACGGCAAGTTCACCGCCGTGAAGGGGGTCTCGGTCGACTTCGCCCCCAACAAGGTGCATGCCCTCATCGGTCCGTCGGGCTGCGGCAAGTCGACCTTCCTGCGCACCCTCAACCGGATGCACGAGATCTCCGAGGGCGGCTGGATCGCGGGGCGCGTGCTGCTCGATGGCAATGACGTCTATGCACCGGGGGTCAACCCGATTCAGCTTCGTCGTCGGGTGGGAATGGTTTTCCAGAAGCCAACCCCCTTTCCGATGATGTCGATTTACGACAACGTCGCAGCCGGCCTGGTGATCGACGGCAAGCGGCCGCGCAGCGAACTCGATGCCATCGTCGAGCGATCGCTCCGCCGCGCCGCGCTCTGGGAGGAGGTCAAGGATCGCCTCCGGACCAGTGCCATCGGGCTCTCCGGCGGGCAGCAGCAGCGGCTCTGCGTGGCGCGCACCATCGCGCCCGAGCCGGAAGTGATCCTGCTCGACGAGCCGACGGCATCGCTCGATCCGCAGGGCACTCAGCGTATCGAAGAACTGGTGATCGAGCTCAAACGTGATTTCACGATCATCATCGTGACCCACAACATGCAGCAGGCGGCGCGGGTCTCCGACACCACCACCTTCTTCTATCTGGGCACGATGATCGAGCACGGTGCGAGCAAGCAGATCTTCACCGCGCCAACCAACGAGCAGACCGAGGCCTACATCACGGGACGGTTCGGATGA
- the pstA gene encoding phosphate ABC transporter permease PstA: MNPRTWRRGKSHLMVGLMMIAVIIAILPLLFILGSLIVKGASSLSVAFFTNTPVPAGETGGGVLHAIVGTLIIVGIASAIGVPVGIAAGLYCAEYPGSKLAWVTRFVSDVMNGTPSIVVGVFAWTFIVATQKHFSGLAGSVALAILMVPMVTRTTEELIKLVPGSLREAALALGYSRWRTSLTIVLRTALPGIVTGALLSVARAAGETAPLLFTALGSQYLSFNPNQPMAALPLVVFTYASGPYEEWHQFAWATALVLILVVFVLSMAARFATRQRFSSGG, from the coding sequence GTGAACCCGCGCACCTGGCGCCGAGGCAAGAGCCACCTGATGGTCGGCTTGATGATGATCGCCGTGATCATCGCCATTCTGCCGCTGCTCTTCATCCTCGGCTCGCTGATTGTCAAGGGCGCGTCATCACTCTCGGTCGCCTTCTTCACCAACACGCCGGTGCCTGCAGGCGAAACGGGCGGCGGGGTGCTGCACGCGATTGTCGGCACGCTCATCATCGTGGGCATCGCCTCGGCCATCGGTGTTCCGGTCGGCATTGCGGCCGGGCTCTACTGCGCGGAATACCCGGGGAGCAAGCTGGCCTGGGTCACCCGCTTCGTGTCGGACGTGATGAACGGCACGCCCTCGATCGTGGTCGGCGTCTTCGCCTGGACTTTCATCGTCGCGACGCAGAAACACTTCTCCGGACTCGCAGGAAGTGTGGCGCTCGCCATTCTGATGGTCCCGATGGTCACGCGCACCACCGAAGAGCTGATCAAGCTGGTGCCTGGCTCACTGCGGGAAGCCGCGCTCGCGCTGGGCTATTCGCGCTGGCGTACTTCACTCACCATCGTGCTGCGCACCGCGTTGCCCGGGATCGTCACCGGTGCGCTGCTGTCGGTGGCCCGGGCAGCGGGCGAAACCGCGCCGTTGCTCTTCACGGCGCTGGGGAGTCAGTACCTCTCGTTCAACCCGAATCAGCCGATGGCCGCGCTGCCCCTGGTGGTCTTCACCTACGCGTCGGGTCCGTATGAGGAGTGGCATCAGTTCGCCTGGGCCACGGCGCTGGTGCTGATCCTCGTGGTCTTCGTGCTCTCCATGGCAGCCCGGTTCGCCACTCGCCAACGTTTCTCGTCCGGTGGCTGA
- a CDS encoding ATP-binding protein, which yields MNFAGRLVLGTFTVVALTLLVMVWGSERALRSGLERDLQTTLAREAVLVRATLPSDTSAWQETVTRLSGQSGHRIVLRDPSGTVRAASDSILTDDVLHYRSAGAPVSVELDARLDGVRELSALARSSMIGAALFALLVALVLAFFAGRSIASPLVALSAAARAIAAGALPRFPRSGIPEVDALVQALRQMNQQLADRFDELQQEKAEGDAVVDAMVEGIIVANSRGRIVTANPAARRLLGYDESDQLPDLTTLFRDKEAREAVDEVLAGAVVQDRELDLGDQVISLNGRSLAGSGAVLVLHDLTRVRRLEAVRRDFVANVSHELKTPLTSISGYAETLAEGGVEPATQRRFLETIRNNAQRMHRLVDDLLDLSRIESGRWVPRAEATPVASLTRDVFATAADRATARGVTLRLALAPDAETIFADPEALGQVLINLVDNSIRYTPSGGTITVRTRRLDDAVELSVVDTGSGISSDHLSRIFERFYRAEPSRSREEGGTGLGLSIVKHLVEAHGGSVGVESALGAGTTVWTRFPAQEASVTTP from the coding sequence GTGAATTTCGCCGGCCGGCTCGTTCTCGGCACTTTCACTGTCGTTGCCCTCACCCTGCTGGTGATGGTCTGGGGCTCCGAGCGCGCGCTCCGCTCGGGCCTCGAACGCGATCTCCAGACGACCCTCGCACGTGAAGCGGTGCTGGTGCGCGCCACGCTCCCGAGTGATACCAGCGCCTGGCAGGAGACGGTCACTCGCTTGAGCGGTCAGAGCGGCCATCGGATCGTGTTGCGCGACCCCTCGGGCACGGTACGCGCCGCGAGCGACTCCATCCTCACCGACGACGTCCTCCACTACCGCAGCGCCGGGGCACCGGTCAGCGTCGAACTCGATGCCCGCCTCGACGGCGTTCGCGAACTCTCGGCGCTCGCACGCAGCTCGATGATCGGTGCCGCACTCTTCGCGTTGCTGGTGGCACTGGTGCTCGCATTCTTCGCCGGGCGTTCGATTGCCTCGCCTCTCGTGGCCCTCTCGGCGGCGGCACGCGCGATAGCGGCGGGGGCACTACCACGCTTTCCACGGTCGGGAATTCCCGAGGTCGACGCCCTGGTCCAGGCCCTGCGGCAGATGAACCAGCAACTTGCCGATCGCTTCGACGAGCTTCAGCAGGAAAAGGCCGAAGGAGACGCGGTCGTGGACGCGATGGTGGAAGGGATCATCGTTGCCAACTCGCGCGGGCGGATCGTGACCGCAAACCCCGCCGCGCGGCGCTTGCTCGGCTATGACGAAAGCGACCAGCTTCCTGATCTCACCACCCTCTTCCGTGACAAGGAAGCGCGTGAGGCGGTCGATGAAGTGCTGGCCGGCGCCGTGGTGCAAGACCGTGAGCTCGACCTCGGCGATCAGGTCATCTCGCTCAACGGCAGGTCACTCGCCGGCAGTGGCGCCGTGCTCGTGCTGCACGACCTGACCAGGGTGCGGCGACTCGAAGCGGTACGCCGCGATTTCGTCGCCAACGTCTCGCACGAACTCAAGACCCCGCTGACCTCGATCTCGGGTTATGCCGAAACGCTCGCCGAAGGGGGAGTAGAGCCGGCCACCCAGCGTCGCTTCCTCGAGACGATCAGGAACAACGCCCAACGGATGCACCGGCTGGTGGACGACCTGCTCGATCTGTCACGCATCGAATCGGGACGCTGGGTGCCGCGCGCCGAGGCCACTCCGGTCGCCTCGCTGACACGGGATGTCTTCGCCACCGCCGCCGACCGCGCCACGGCGCGCGGCGTGACACTGCGTCTCGCGCTCGCGCCTGACGCCGAGACGATCTTCGCGGACCCTGAAGCGCTCGGGCAGGTGCTGATCAACCTGGTGGACAATTCCATCCGGTACACACCCTCGGGCGGAACGATCACGGTCCGCACTCGCCGACTCGACGATGCCGTCGAGCTGTCGGTCGTGGACACCGGCAGCGGCATCTCCAGTGACCATCTCTCGCGAATCTTTGAACGATTCTACCGAGCCGAGCCGTCGCGTTCACGTGAAGAGGGGGGGACCGGCCTCGGGCTCTCCATCGTGAAGCACCTGGTCGAGGCGCACGGTGGCAGTGTCGGCGTAGAGAGTGCGCTGGGCGCCGGCACCACTGTCTGGACCCGATTCCCCGCCCAGGAAGCCTCCGTTACAACTCCGTGA
- a CDS encoding transferrin receptor-like dimerization domain-containing protein, with protein sequence MTISFRAVAFPALLLLTLPAAMHREDPPLRGFTTANAKIQREWEGKFRALPEPARMREAMRRLSLRPHHVGSPYDKDNAEWLRAQFASYGFDATIERFDVLFPTPVTRLLELVSPTSFKARLDEPVLKEDPSTSQKSEQLPTYNAYSADGDVTARLVYVNYGVPADYETLERQGIDVKGAIVIARYGGSWRGIKPKVAYEHGAVGALIYSDPRDDGYGAGETYPAGPFRPKDGVQRGSVMDMPTYPGDPLTPDVGAVDGAKRLDRANATTLMKIPVLPISYADAQPLLAALTGPVAPSSWRGGLPITYRIGGEGAKVHLKLAFDWTLKPLYNVIAKLPGSVYPDEWVIRGNHHDGWVNGAEDPISGMVAELEEARALGLLAKQGWRPKRTIVYAAWDGEEPGLLGSTEWVEQHQAELRQKAVFYLNTDGNGRGTLGMAGSHGLERFTNEVARDITDPETGAAVAVRERASRVVGGDREARDRADLRVGALGSGSDFSPFLQHVGIPTLNIGFGGEDDGGIYHSIYDSFYWYTHFSDTAFVYGKALAQTAGTMVMRIASADLLPEEFGNLAETTRGYVKEVKQLRDNSAKEIEERNRQIAEGAFAMVNDPRRPTRPPKGDSAAPVLNFAPLENAATALDQAAAKFEKAYAGMPGGNAVPAALAQVNALLRQSDQLLLLPEGLPKRPWYRHSLYAPGFYTGYGVKTMPGIREAIEEKNWTLADAEILKVAAALLRESEMIGQAARLLEQALDRKPIP encoded by the coding sequence ATGACCATCAGCTTTCGCGCCGTTGCCTTCCCTGCCCTCCTGCTGCTCACCCTTCCCGCCGCCATGCATCGCGAGGACCCGCCACTGCGCGGCTTCACCACGGCGAACGCGAAGATCCAGCGTGAATGGGAAGGAAAGTTCCGCGCGCTCCCGGAACCGGCACGGATGCGCGAGGCGATGCGGAGGCTCTCGCTCCGTCCGCACCACGTCGGCTCGCCCTATGACAAGGACAACGCCGAGTGGTTGCGGGCGCAGTTTGCGTCGTACGGCTTCGACGCGACCATCGAGCGGTTCGATGTGCTCTTCCCGACGCCGGTGACGCGGCTGCTCGAGCTGGTCTCGCCGACAAGCTTCAAGGCGAGACTCGATGAGCCGGTGCTGAAAGAGGATCCGAGCACTTCGCAGAAGAGCGAACAACTGCCGACGTACAACGCCTACTCGGCCGACGGCGATGTGACGGCTCGACTGGTCTACGTGAACTACGGTGTACCGGCGGACTACGAGACGCTCGAACGACAGGGAATCGATGTGAAGGGCGCCATCGTGATCGCGCGCTACGGTGGCTCGTGGCGTGGCATCAAACCGAAGGTGGCGTACGAGCACGGTGCCGTAGGTGCGCTGATCTATTCCGACCCGCGCGATGATGGCTACGGCGCGGGTGAGACCTACCCCGCAGGACCGTTCCGCCCGAAGGACGGCGTCCAGCGTGGCAGCGTGATGGATATGCCCACCTACCCCGGCGATCCGCTGACACCCGATGTGGGCGCCGTTGACGGTGCGAAGCGACTTGATCGCGCCAACGCGACCACGCTGATGAAGATCCCGGTGCTGCCGATTTCCTATGCCGACGCGCAGCCACTCCTTGCTGCACTCACCGGACCGGTGGCACCATCATCGTGGCGCGGTGGCCTCCCGATCACCTACCGCATCGGCGGCGAAGGCGCGAAGGTGCATCTCAAGCTCGCGTTCGACTGGACGCTCAAGCCGCTCTACAATGTGATCGCGAAGCTGCCCGGCAGTGTCTATCCGGATGAGTGGGTCATCCGCGGCAACCATCACGATGGCTGGGTCAACGGCGCCGAAGACCCGATTTCGGGGATGGTCGCGGAACTCGAAGAGGCGCGAGCGCTCGGCCTGCTCGCGAAGCAGGGGTGGCGTCCGAAGCGGACGATTGTCTACGCGGCCTGGGACGGCGAAGAGCCGGGACTTCTGGGTTCCACTGAGTGGGTCGAGCAACATCAGGCAGAGCTGCGGCAGAAGGCGGTCTTCTACCTCAATACTGACGGCAACGGTCGCGGCACACTCGGTATGGCGGGTTCGCACGGGCTCGAGCGCTTCACCAATGAGGTCGCCCGCGACATCACCGATCCGGAGACCGGCGCGGCTGTCGCCGTCCGCGAACGCGCGTCACGCGTGGTGGGTGGCGACCGCGAAGCCCGCGACCGCGCCGACCTGCGCGTCGGCGCGCTCGGCTCGGGGTCCGACTTCTCCCCGTTCCTGCAGCACGTCGGGATTCCGACCCTCAACATCGGCTTCGGCGGCGAGGATGACGGCGGGATCTATCACTCGATCTACGATTCCTTCTACTGGTACACGCACTTCAGCGACACGGCATTCGTCTACGGCAAGGCGCTGGCCCAGACCGCCGGCACGATGGTGATGCGGATTGCGAGTGCCGACCTGCTCCCGGAAGAGTTCGGCAACCTCGCCGAGACGACGCGTGGCTACGTGAAAGAGGTGAAGCAGCTCCGCGACAACAGCGCGAAGGAGATCGAGGAGCGGAACCGGCAGATCGCCGAGGGTGCCTTTGCGATGGTGAACGACCCTCGCCGGCCAACCCGACCCCCCAAGGGCGATTCCGCGGCGCCGGTGCTCAACTTCGCCCCACTCGAGAATGCAGCGACCGCGCTCGACCAGGCGGCGGCGAAATTCGAGAAGGCCTACGCCGGGATGCCGGGCGGGAACGCCGTCCCGGCAGCGCTCGCCCAGGTGAACGCGCTACTTCGGCAGAGCGACCAGCTGTTGCTGCTCCCCGAGGGGCTCCCGAAACGGCCGTGGTATCGCCATTCGCTCTACGCCCCGGGCTTCTACACCGGCTACGGCGTGAAGACGATGCCGGGAATCCGGGAGGCAATCGAGGAGAAGAACTGGACTCTCGCGGATGCCGAGATCCTGAAGGTGGCGGCGGCGCTGTTACGTGAGAGCGAAATGATCGGCCAGGCGGCGCGCCTGCTGGAGCAGGCTCTCGACCGGAAACCGATTCCGTAG
- the pstC gene encoding phosphate ABC transporter permease subunit PstC: MTGPAKPTAPTPAPASTDSALAGTSRGDQLFKWLLTLAALIVPALLVALFLELARGSGLAVSKFGFSFLTNSTWDPVAGEFGAFPLIFGTLLTSFIALLLAVPLSLGVAIYLTEFAPQAIRKPVATVIELLAAIPSVVYGLWGVFVLIPVLKASVFPALRGMFGFLPIFKGAIYGPSVLAASLILTIMIMPFIMSVSRSVLLAVPNSQREAALALGATRWEAVRTAIVPYARSGIIGAIILGLGRALGETMAVTMLIGNRHDISASLFAPGYSMAAVIANEFSEAATEMHISSLTYVALLLFLVTVLVNAAARLLIWRVARGAAIGSKAL; this comes from the coding sequence ATGACTGGACCAGCCAAACCGACCGCTCCGACCCCCGCTCCCGCCAGCACCGATTCCGCGCTGGCAGGGACGTCGCGAGGAGATCAGCTCTTCAAGTGGTTGTTGACCCTCGCCGCACTGATTGTTCCTGCGCTGCTGGTCGCGCTCTTCCTGGAACTCGCCCGCGGTTCCGGGCTCGCAGTGTCGAAATTCGGGTTCAGCTTCCTCACCAACAGCACCTGGGATCCGGTCGCCGGCGAGTTCGGCGCCTTCCCGCTGATCTTCGGTACTCTGCTCACCTCGTTCATCGCCCTGCTCCTCGCGGTGCCGCTCTCGCTCGGGGTAGCGATCTACCTCACGGAATTTGCCCCGCAGGCGATTCGCAAGCCGGTCGCCACGGTGATCGAGCTGCTCGCGGCGATTCCGAGCGTGGTCTACGGTCTCTGGGGCGTGTTCGTGCTGATCCCGGTGCTCAAGGCGAGCGTCTTCCCGGCCCTGCGCGGCATGTTCGGTTTCCTGCCGATCTTCAAGGGTGCCATCTACGGCCCGTCGGTGCTCGCGGCGAGCCTGATCCTCACCATCATGATCATGCCCTTCATCATGTCGGTGTCGCGGTCGGTGCTGCTGGCGGTGCCCAACAGCCAGCGTGAGGCCGCACTAGCGCTCGGGGCGACTCGCTGGGAAGCGGTACGCACCGCGATCGTGCCGTACGCGCGGTCGGGCATCATCGGCGCCATCATCCTCGGCCTCGGCCGCGCGCTCGGCGAGACGATGGCTGTCACGATGCTGATCGGCAATCGCCACGATATCAGCGCATCGCTCTTTGCCCCTGGCTACTCGATGGCCGCCGTGATCGCCAACGAGTTCTCCGAGGCCGCGACCGAGATGCACATCTCGTCGCTCACCTATGTGGCCCTGTTGCTCTTCCTGGTCACGGTGCTGGTGAATGCTGCGGCCCGCCTGCTCATCTGGCGAGTTGCGCGCGGGGCGGCAATCGGGAGCAAGGCGCTGTGA